Part of the Pseudomonas sp. ADAK13 genome is shown below.
ATGCATTGGCCAGCACCACGGCGGGGTTGGACATCACGCCGCCCCAGTTCCCCGAGTGCAGGCCCTTGTCCCGTGCCTTGACGTTCAGGGAAAACAGCGCGGAACCCCGGGAGCCGAGAAATATCGTCGGGCGGCTGTCGTTCAAGCGCGGGCCGTCGGAGGCGATGAACACATCGGCTTGCAACAACGCCTGGTGCGTCGTGCACACCTCGCGCAGCCCGGGAGAGCCGCATTCTTCACCGGTTTCAAACAGCACTTTGACGTTGAAGCCCAAGCGTCCGTCCCGTTGTTTGATGACGTGTTCGAGGGCCGCCAGGTTGATGCTGTGCTGGCCTTTGTTATCTGCGGTCCCACGGCCGTACCAACGATCGCCTTCAACGGTCAGCGCCCAAGGGTTGAGGCCCTCGCGCCATTGCTCGTCATAGCCGAGTACTACGTCGCCATGCCCGTACGTCAGTACTGTCGGCAGGTCGTCCGCTTCATGACGTGATGCGAACAGCAAAGGCCCGGCGCCGGACGGGTTATCGAGCAGTTGGCATTCAAAACCCATACCTGCCAGCGCAGGCTGTATTTCCTGTTGCAGATACCGCGTCAGTTCGTGGGCTTGGCCGGGATTCTGGCTTTCGCTGCGAATGGCGATCCGGCGGCGCAGATCGGCTTCAAAATGGCCGTCGGCCAGGTACTGGCGAACATTCGCGAGCGCTTGTTGCTTGGACATGACAGTTCCGGTGCGTGCTTGGGTTCAATCCAATATAGAAGTCACGTATCGCTCTGTATATTGCTGTTTTTTGACGTTTGACTTCTAATAAATAGATGCCTGGGTAAAGGAATCAAACCGTGGACTATCGCTATTTTCTGGCCGTGATCGACTCGGGGTCGCTTGCTGCTGCCGGTGAACGCTTGCATATCGCGCCCAGCGCCGTCAGTCGCCAAATCTCCCTGTTGGAAGAAAGTATCGGGGTGCCGTTGTTCGAGCGACGGCCACGGGGCATGCAGCCGACGGCTGCCGGCAGCGCCTTGGCTGATCATGCACGACGTGCCTCGCTGGAGGAGCAAAGCCTGCTGTCGGAGTTGCGGGCGGGGGATTACCCGGGCGCGAAAGTGGTTCGGCTGGTGTCAACCGAGGGGCTTTCCCGTTACTTCCTGCCTCAGGTACTGATCCGGCATTACCAGCAACATCCGGCGTTCCAGTATGTGCTGGAGGTGATGTCGCCTCACGAATGTGCGGATAAAGTGAGGCGCGGCGAGGCGGATGTGGGGCTGGTCTTCAGTACCGAGCCTATCGACGGTGTCGAGGTCCTGCATTCAAGCCGCTCGCCGATCCGCGCCGTGATGCGTGTGGGGCATCCATTGGCGACGCTCAAGCAGGTGCCCCTTCGATCACTCTCACATTACCCGTTGGCACTGACGCCAAAGGGCTCCACTCAAAGGCTGTTGTTTGACCTCGTTTGCCAGATGGAAGGGCTGTCATTCAATCACGTGATGACGTGCAACTATTCGGGCGCCATCCATGAATTCGTTCGCAACACGGACACCATTGCGTTTGGCGGTGCGATCAGCCATCGGGCGAATGGAAGCGACGACCTGGTATCGGTTGCGTTGTCGAACCCTCAATTTTCAGACCGCGCAATCCAGGTGCTGACGATGCCCAAACGCGCATTACCGGCGGCGCTTGAGCTTTTTATCGAAACCCTTATCGGATCCCTGAAAGACGTTAACTGATGGGAGTGGATATTTATTTGGCTCATATCAGTTAGCAGTGAAGTGGGCTTTATTCATGAATGCTCCTGACTGGAGAATGGGTCACCCCATTGATTCGGAGTGATCGTGATGCCCATTTCTACCGTGGCTGCTTTGCAAATCGGTTCCTTGCCGGGAGGCAAGGCCGAGACCCTGGAACAGATCCTGTCTTACGAGGACGAAATCCTGCGCAGCGGTGCGCAATTGGTGGTGATGCCTGAAGCCTTGCTCGGCGGGTATCCCAAGGGTGAAGGCTTTGGCACACAGCTGGGTTATCGCCTGCCGGAAGGCCGCGAGGCCTTTGCCCGTTATTTTGCCAACGCGATTGATGTGCCGGGGGCGGAGACCGAGGCGTTGGCCGGGTTGTCGGTGCGTACCGGGGCGAGTTTGGTGCTGGGTGTGATCGAGCGCAGTGGCAGCACCCTGTATTGCACGGTGTTGTACATCGAACCGGTGGGCGGGTTGGTGGCCAAGCATCGCAAATTGATGCCTACCGGGACCGAGCGGCTGATTTGGGGCAAGGGCGACGGCTCGACATTGCCGGTGGTTGATACGGCGGTGGGGCGCATTGGTGGCGCGGTGTGCTGGGAGAACATGATGCCGTTGTTGCGCACGGCGATGTACGCCAAGGGCGTGCAGGTGTGGTGTGCGCCGACGGTGGACGAGCGGGAGATGTGGCAGGTGAGCATGCGGCATGTTGCGCATGAGGGGCGGTGTTTTGTGGTGAGTGCGTGTCAGGTGCAGGCGTCGCCCCAGGCGTTGGGCGTGGAGGTGGCGAACTGGCCTGGGGATAGGCCGTTGATTGCCGGTGGCAGCGTGATCGTCGGGCCCATGGGGGACATTCTTGCAGGGCCGTTGCTGGGTGGGGCGGGGTTGCTGGTGGCGCGGATTGATACCGATGATCTGGTGCGGGCGCGGTATGACTATGATGTGGTTGGGCATTATGCCCGGCCTGACATTTTTGAGTTGATCGTGGATGAGCGGGGTAAGCCGGGGGTGCGGTTTATTGCTGACTGAGTACATATCCGTTATTTGGGTAACGGCGGCTTATGGTTTCGCTCTTACAGCGACTCACTTTGGAAAAGCCCCAAAGTAAGCAAAGGGCTCTGCCCCGCCTGTCGGCACCTCGCCTAGGCTCGGTGTTCCCTCACTCCGGCGATGCTCCGCGGGCCGCCGCGATGGGCCATCCTTGGCCCAGCGCGGCTAAACCGGCGTCCTGCCGGTTTACCCGCTCCGCACCACCTGCGTTCGGCCTCGGGCTTATTGGGGCAGTCAGAGCCAGATCAAGATCAAAAGCAAGAGCACAGCGGCCTACAGGCCGGCTTGAGTGGTAGAAGCCAGATCAAAAGCGAAAGCCAAAGCCAAATCTGAAACTGATGCAGCTCTGCTTTTCTGTGGGAGCTGGCTTGCCTGCGATGGCATCACCTCGGTGTGTCTGATGTACCGAGTTGTCTGCATCGCAGGCAAGCCAGCTCCCACATTGGACCGTGCCCGCTGTAGATTTTGATCTTGACCCCCGGTGTCAGGGTAGTTGTCGCGTCCACCGCTTTTTGAACACATTTCGGGGGCGGCAAGAGTATGGTCATGCCTTTCTACTCAGATGAACGTAAAGCCGCACTGCTGAAAATGATGCTTCCGCCCCTGAGCCTTTCAGCAGCGGAGGTCGCTCGCCGCGAAGGTTGCAGCGATATGTCTCTCCATTATTGGCGCAAACAAGCTGCTGCCAGAGGAACGCAATTGTCCGACGCTAAACAACCCGCCGAAAATTGGTCAGCCGAATCCAAACTGACGGTCATCATAGAGACCGGTTCGCTGTCGGAACTGGAGATCGGTGAATATTGCCGAAGAAAAGGTATTTTTCCCGAGCAGATTACCGATTGGCGTAATGCGTTTATCGCCAGTAGCACCCAAAAACCAGCTGCGAAAACGGCGAGTTCAGGGCAGTCACGGGATGATAAAAAAAGGATCCGTGAGCTTGAGCGCGAACTACGCCGCAAGGATGCGGCGCTGGCCGAGACGGCGGCGTTACTGGTGCTGAGAAAAAGCTCAATGCCTACTGGGGAGCGACGACGAGGACAACTGACCTTGTTGCCAGAACGGTATTTACTCGTTGGTTGGCTCAATGAAGCCATCCTGGCGGGCGCCCGCAGGGCGCCTGCTTGTCAGGAGGTAGGCCTTTCACTGAGGACACTGCAACGCTGGAATTTGCCGGAAGAAATCTTGGCGGATGGGCGCACGACGACGCTCAGGCGGATGCCGAACAACGCACTCAGTGAGCTTGAACGGCAAAGTATCGTGACGCTGTGCAACAGCAAAACCTATGCGCATCTGCCGCCGAGCCAAATCGTGCCACAGCTGGCTGACGAGGGGCGTTACATGGCCTCGGAGGCGACATTTTATCGCGTACTGCACGCGGCAGGTCAGCAGCAACATCGCTCGCGTGCCAAGCGGCCGCATCGTCATGAGGCGCCCACGACTTATGCGGCGACCGCCGCCAATCAAGTGTGGTCATGGGACATCACTTACTTGCCGTCACCGGTTCGCGGAAAGTTTTACTACCTCTATCTGATCGAGGATATCTACAGCCGGAAGGCGGTGGGTTGGGAAGTTTACGAAGCAGAAAGCGGTGAAAAAGCAGCCGCGTTGCTGCAACGAAGCGTGACTCAGGAAAAGTGTTGGCTCCAGCCGTTGGTGCTTCACTCGGACAACGGTGCGCCGATGAAATCGTTAACGCTACTAACCAAGATGTACGACTTGGGCATCACGCCGTCTCGCGGTAGACCACGGGTCAGTAACGACAACCCGTACTCGGAATCGTTGTTCAGAACGCTGAAATACTGCCCGCAGTGGCCGCAGGACGGGTTTTCCAGCCTGGATGAGGCGCGTATCTGGGTAAGGAATTTTATGACCTGGTACAACACCGTGCACCGTCATAGTCGGATCCGCTTCGTGACACCCGCTCAACGTCACGAAGGGAAAGACCGGGAAATCTTGGCTCGCCGAGATGCGGTATACAGGCAAGCCAGAGAGAGAAGACCGGAAAGATGGTCAGGTGAGACACGCAACTGGAACCCTATCGGGACGGTGTATCTGAACCCTGAAAGGGAGCTGACAGTGGTAATAAAAGCCGCGTAGTACGACGATGAGCGCGACAACTACCTTGAAAAACGCCGTTGATGTTGCCTTTGCTTCACACCACTCAAGCCGGCCTGTAGGCCGCTGTGCTGTTGATCTGCTTTTGATCTTGATCTTAGGCGCCCCGTTAAACCACGCTGGCCGAACGCAGGTAGTACGGAGCGGGTAAACCGGCAGGACGCCGGTTTAGCCGCGACGGGGCAGGGACGCCCCGTCGCGGCGGCCCGCGGAGTAGTACCGGAGTGAGGGCACACCGAGCATTAGCGAGGTGCCGAGTGGTGGGGCAAGAGCCTTTTGGTTACTTTTGGGCTCCTTTCAAAAGTGACCCGCTGTAAGAGCGGAACCAATCGAAGCCATAACAAAAACAACGGATATACACCCAATACCCGACTCAGAAACCGCGCCCCCCCAGCCATTCCTCACGAGTAATCTCCCAAATATCCTTGGGGAAACGTCCAGCGACAAACCGCCCCTCATCGGTCCTGACCAACCGCATCCCCGTACGCTCGGAAATCCTGCGCGACGCAACGTTCGGCGTCGCCTTGGGCACCCGCATCACGGGCCGCCCCAGTACCTCAAACCAATAATCGGTCACCGCCGCACTGGCCTCGGCCATCAACCCCTGGCCCTGCCATTGCAAGCCCAGCCAAAAGCCCCGGTTGTTGTCCACCTCATCCATCAGGCTGACATTCCCAATCAAAACCTCTGGCGCGGTTTTCAGGCGGATCGACCAATGCCACTCCACACCGCGCGCCATGGCCGGCAGCGCAACGTGTTCCAGATAGCTGCGCGCACCGTCCGCCGGGTATGGCCAGGGCACCTGGGCATTGAGGTAACGCACCACTTCCCAATGGGGAAACTGCTGCTGCACGCCCTCGGCATCCTCCAGCGTCAGCGGCCGCAGAATCAGGCGTTCGGTATACAGCGTGGGTATCGCGTCCATGTGGCGAGGCTCTCCATGATCGTTACCAGGTGGCGGTGTTGGGCAGGTCCAGCGTGCCGCGATCCACGAAGCGCATGGTGCCGAACAGCCCACCCGCCAGTTTCCCGCGCAACACATAAGGCAGGTTATTCAAACTCTGGGTCTGGCTCAAGCCCAGGGTCTGACGCAGCACGGAAAACGCCGAAACACTCACCGGTACCGTCAGCACGGTCTCCGAAAAGCGTGGGATCGAACCACCCTGGTCACTCACCCCCGACGCCAGGGGCCGGCCATTGACCTCCAGGTCCAGGGCCACGCCGCTGTAGTCGATCGCGGTCTCGTTCGGGTTCTGCACCCGCAACTTGACCGCGAACCGCACCTCAAGGTCCTGGCTTTGCAGCGGCTCGATGCCCACCACGTTGATGTTCACCGGGTCGCGGTCGGGGAACAGCGCGCAGGCGCTCAGGCTGAGTAGCAGCAGTGACAGGACCATGAGCTTGCGCATAAAACGGGTTCTCCTATTTCGTGACGTCCGGGTCCTGCATCACCTTGAGGGTGGAGGCTTCCGGATCAAATTCATCTTCTTCCAGTTCTATGAACTCCTCAGGCAGGAAGATGTTCAGCACGATAGCGCAGAACGCACCCACGGTGATCGGCGACTCGAAGATGTTGTGCAGCGCCTTGGGCAGTTCGCGCAGCACTTCCGGCACGGCCGCCACCCCCAGGCCCATCCCCAGGGAGATGGCCACGATCAGCACGTTGCGCCGGTGCAGGCCGGCCTCGGCGAGGATTTTGATCCCGGCCACCGCGACGGTGCCGAACATGATCAGGGTCGCGCCGCCCAGTACCGGCTTGGGCATCAGCTGCAACACCGCGCCAATCATCGGGAACAGCCCCAGCAGTACCAGCAGGCCGGCAATGAAATACGCCACATACCGGCTGGCCACGCCGGTCAACTGGATCACGCCGTTGTTCTGGGCGAAGGTCACCATGGGCAGGCTGTTGAAAGTGGCGGCCATCACCGAGTTGAGGCCGTCAGCCAGCAAGCCGGACTTGATGCGCTTGATGTACAGCGGGCCCTTGACCGGCTGTTGGGAAATCATCGAGTTGGCCGTCAGGTCCCCGGCCGCTTCCAGGGGCGAGATCAGGAAGATCACCGCCACCGGGATAAACGCCACCCAGTCGAACGAGAAACCGTACTTGAACGGCACCGGCACGCTGATCAGTGGCAACTGGGGCAGGGCGGCCAGGTCGACGCGGCCCATCCACCAGGCCACCACAAAGCCCAGGGTCAGGCCGATCACGATCGAACCCAGGCGCAGGAACGGGTTGTTGAAGCGGTTGAGCACCACGATGGTCAGCAATACCAGGGCCGCCAGGCCCATGTTGCCGGCGGCACCCAGGTCGCTGGCGCCATAACCGCCGGCCATGTCGGTGACGGCCACCTTGATCAGCGACAGGCCCATCAAGGTGATGATGGTGCCGGTGACCACCGGGGTGATCAGTTTGCGCAGTTTGCCGATGAACTGGCTGAGCACCACTTCGATAAACGCCGCGAAGAAGCAGATGCCGAAGATCGTCGACAGGATTTCATCAGTGCCGCCACCCCGCGCCTTGACCATGAACCCGGCGCTCAGGATCACGCTGATAAACGAAAAACTGGTGCCTTGCAGGCACAGCAGGCCTGAACCCACCGGGCCGAACGTGCGGGCCTGCACAAAGGTGCCGAGCCCCGACACAAACAGCGCCATGCTCACCAGGTACGGCACTTCGCTTTCAAGGCCCAGCACGCCACCGACGATCAGCGTCGGGGTGATGATGCCGACAAAGCTGGCCAGTACATGTTGCAGGGCGGCAAAGATCGCCGCGCTGAAGTGCGGGCGGTCGTCGAGGCCGTAGATCAGGTCGGATTTATAACGGGGGCGAGGGGTTTGAGTGTCAGACAAAATACGGGCCCGGTAGGAAAAAGGAGGCGCAGGATGCCAGAAAGTGCCAGTTGTCAGAAGTGTGAAAAAATATTTCGAAACATCCCCCATTAAATCCTCAAGCCTGCCGATATCTCTTATAGGCCCACATACCTATTACAACAGTGGTGCCAACCGGTCAGAAAGGCGCGTTGACGCACACTGACCGTGTCGCGGCAGGGATGCTCGCAGCCACTACTTCTGAGAGCACCCCCTATGTCCCTCCGTCAGCTGAATATCGCCCCTCGAGCTTTCCTCGGTTTTGCGTTTATTGCGTTGCTTGTCATCGTCCTGGGGGTGTTTGCGGCCAACCGCATGACCCTGATCCGCCAGGCGTCGGTGGACATGGGCGCGAACCAACTGCCCAGCGTCGGCTATCTGGCCACCATGACCGAAAACGTCCTGCGCCTGCGGATATTGTCGTTTCGCGTCCTGGTGAATCGTGAGCCGGCAGCGCTGGAAGAGGCACAGACCCGTATGGGGGTGCTGGAAGGCAAGGTCAAGACCGCCCAGGCTGCCTACGCCGCGATGCCGGCCGGAGATGAAGAGGCTGCGCTGTACAAGACGTTCGCCCTCACGCTCGATAATTACCTCAAGGCTCAGGCTGAGATGGTGAGCTTCTCGCGGCAGAACAAAGTGGAAGAGATGCGCGCCTTGATCAACAGCCGCATCAAGGACGGTACCGACCAAATGGGCGAGCAGCTGAATAAGCTGATCGCCATCAATGCCGCAGATGCCAAGCAGGCCGGTGACGAGGCCGGGAAAAGTTATCAGGACGCCATCACCGGGATCATCGCTGTCTCGGTGATCGCAGCTTTGATGACCGTGTTGCTGGCATGGCTGCTGACCCGCAGCATCGTGACCCCGTTGCGCAAAGCCCTGGAAGTTGCCGAAACCATCGCTGGCGGTAACCTGAGCACAGTGATCGAGGACGACGGCAAGGACGAGCCCGCCCGCCTGATCGGAGCCTTGGCCGGGATGCAAGGCAACCTGCGCCAGACCATCCAGCACATCGCCGGCTCCGCCACGCAACTGGCCTCTGCAGCGGAAGAACTCAGCGCCGTCACCGAAGAAGCGTCCAAAGGCTTGCAACAACAGAACAACGAAATCGACCAGGCCGCCACGGCAGTGAATGAGATGACCGCCGCAGTGGAAGAAGTGGCGCGCAATGCGGTGTCCACCTCCGAGGCGTCCAGCCAGTCCAACCAGGCCGCACGGGAAGGGCGCGACCGGGTGGTGGAAACCGTGGGTGCGATTCAGACCATGACCCAGGACGTGCAAAACACAGCTGTACTGATTGAAGGCCTGGCCACTCAGGGCCGTGATATTGGCAAGGTGCTGGACGTGATTCGCGCAATTGCCGAACAGACCAACCTGCTGGCCCTCAACGCGGCGATTGAAGCGGCGCGTGCCGGTGAAGCCGGTCGTGGTTTCGCGGTGGTGGCGGACGAAGTACGGGCCCTGGCCCATCGCACTGCGCAGTCGACCCAGGAAATCGAAAAAATGGTCGCCGGCATCCAGAGCGGCACCGGTGAAGCCGTGCAGTCCATGCAGCAG
Proteins encoded:
- a CDS encoding M20 family metallopeptidase — protein: MSKQQALANVRQYLADGHFEADLRRRIAIRSESQNPGQAHELTRYLQQEIQPALAGMGFECQLLDNPSGAGPLLFASRHEADDLPTVLTYGHGDVVLGYDEQWREGLNPWALTVEGDRWYGRGTADNKGQHSINLAALEHVIKQRDGRLGFNVKVLFETGEECGSPGLREVCTTHQALLQADVFIASDGPRLNDSRPTIFLGSRGSALFSLNVKARDKGLHSGNWGGVMSNPAVVLANALASLVDQNGRIRCRTLVPGAIPESVREAIRELGIDQHSLGRPLDVQWGEPGLTLGERLFGWNTLEVLAFNAGNPSKPVNAIPPSATAHCQLRFVVGTDWQHLEHLLRQHLDAEGFQQVNIVMDRCTPASRLDPDNPWVHFARQSIAEATHRPVAVLPNLAGTLPNDIFADILGLPTLWIPHSYPGCSQHAPDEHLLGSVALEGLQIMTSLFWDLGHLTPPQPQ
- a CDS encoding LysR family transcriptional regulator, whose product is MDYRYFLAVIDSGSLAAAGERLHIAPSAVSRQISLLEESIGVPLFERRPRGMQPTAAGSALADHARRASLEEQSLLSELRAGDYPGAKVVRLVSTEGLSRYFLPQVLIRHYQQHPAFQYVLEVMSPHECADKVRRGEADVGLVFSTEPIDGVEVLHSSRSPIRAVMRVGHPLATLKQVPLRSLSHYPLALTPKGSTQRLLFDLVCQMEGLSFNHVMTCNYSGAIHEFVRNTDTIAFGGAISHRANGSDDLVSVALSNPQFSDRAIQVLTMPKRALPAALELFIETLIGSLKDVN
- a CDS encoding carbon-nitrogen hydrolase family protein, producing the protein MPISTVAALQIGSLPGGKAETLEQILSYEDEILRSGAQLVVMPEALLGGYPKGEGFGTQLGYRLPEGREAFARYFANAIDVPGAETEALAGLSVRTGASLVLGVIERSGSTLYCTVLYIEPVGGLVAKHRKLMPTGTERLIWGKGDGSTLPVVDTAVGRIGGAVCWENMMPLLRTAMYAKGVQVWCAPTVDEREMWQVSMRHVAHEGRCFVVSACQVQASPQALGVEVANWPGDRPLIAGGSVIVGPMGDILAGPLLGGAGLLVARIDTDDLVRARYDYDVVGHYARPDIFELIVDERGKPGVRFIAD
- a CDS encoding IS3 family transposase, which translates into the protein MPFYSDERKAALLKMMLPPLSLSAAEVARREGCSDMSLHYWRKQAAARGTQLSDAKQPAENWSAESKLTVIIETGSLSELEIGEYCRRKGIFPEQITDWRNAFIASSTQKPAAKTASSGQSRDDKKRIRELERELRRKDAALAETAALLVLRKSSMPTGERRRGQLTLLPERYLLVGWLNEAILAGARRAPACQEVGLSLRTLQRWNLPEEILADGRTTTLRRMPNNALSELERQSIVTLCNSKTYAHLPPSQIVPQLADEGRYMASEATFYRVLHAAGQQQHRSRAKRPHRHEAPTTYAATAANQVWSWDITYLPSPVRGKFYYLYLIEDIYSRKAVGWEVYEAESGEKAAALLQRSVTQEKCWLQPLVLHSDNGAPMKSLTLLTKMYDLGITPSRGRPRVSNDNPYSESLFRTLKYCPQWPQDGFSSLDEARIWVRNFMTWYNTVHRHSRIRFVTPAQRHEGKDREILARRDAVYRQARERRPERWSGETRNWNPIGTVYLNPERELTVVIKAA
- a CDS encoding GNAT family N-acetyltransferase is translated as MDAIPTLYTERLILRPLTLEDAEGVQQQFPHWEVVRYLNAQVPWPYPADGARSYLEHVALPAMARGVEWHWSIRLKTAPEVLIGNVSLMDEVDNNRGFWLGLQWQGQGLMAEASAAVTDYWFEVLGRPVMRVPKATPNVASRRISERTGMRLVRTDEGRFVAGRFPKDIWEITREEWLGGRGF
- a CDS encoding LEA type 2 family protein; the protein is MRKLMVLSLLLLSLSACALFPDRDPVNINVVGIEPLQSQDLEVRFAVKLRVQNPNETAIDYSGVALDLEVNGRPLASGVSDQGGSIPRFSETVLTVPVSVSAFSVLRQTLGLSQTQSLNNLPYVLRGKLAGGLFGTMRFVDRGTLDLPNTATW
- a CDS encoding nucleobase:cation symporter-2 family protein, with amino-acid sequence MSDTQTPRPRYKSDLIYGLDDRPHFSAAIFAALQHVLASFVGIITPTLIVGGVLGLESEVPYLVSMALFVSGLGTFVQARTFGPVGSGLLCLQGTSFSFISVILSAGFMVKARGGGTDEILSTIFGICFFAAFIEVVLSQFIGKLRKLITPVVTGTIITLMGLSLIKVAVTDMAGGYGASDLGAAGNMGLAALVLLTIVVLNRFNNPFLRLGSIVIGLTLGFVVAWWMGRVDLAALPQLPLISVPVPFKYGFSFDWVAFIPVAVIFLISPLEAAGDLTANSMISQQPVKGPLYIKRIKSGLLADGLNSVMAATFNSLPMVTFAQNNGVIQLTGVASRYVAYFIAGLLVLLGLFPMIGAVLQLMPKPVLGGATLIMFGTVAVAGIKILAEAGLHRRNVLIVAISLGMGLGVAAVPEVLRELPKALHNIFESPITVGAFCAIVLNIFLPEEFIELEEDEFDPEASTLKVMQDPDVTK
- a CDS encoding methyl-accepting chemotaxis protein, coding for MSLRQLNIAPRAFLGFAFIALLVIVLGVFAANRMTLIRQASVDMGANQLPSVGYLATMTENVLRLRILSFRVLVNREPAALEEAQTRMGVLEGKVKTAQAAYAAMPAGDEEAALYKTFALTLDNYLKAQAEMVSFSRQNKVEEMRALINSRIKDGTDQMGEQLNKLIAINAADAKQAGDEAGKSYQDAITGIIAVSVIAALMTVLLAWLLTRSIVTPLRKALEVAETIAGGNLSTVIEDDGKDEPARLIGALAGMQGNLRQTIQHIAGSATQLASAAEELSAVTEEASKGLQQQNNEIDQAATAVNEMTAAVEEVARNAVSTSEASSQSNQAAREGRDRVVETVGAIQTMTQDVQNTAVLIEGLATQGRDIGKVLDVIRAIAEQTNLLALNAAIEAARAGEAGRGFAVVADEVRALAHRTAQSTQEIEKMVAGIQSGTGEAVQSMQQSNQRTQSTLEMARAAGVALEQITQSISLINERNLVIASASEEQAQVSREVDRNLVNIRDLATQSAAGANQTSAASHELSRLAVDLNGMVARFVI